From the genome of Devriesea agamarum, one region includes:
- a CDS encoding NADH:flavin oxidoreductase/NADH oxidase: protein MAHSELFTPLTLRGLTLRNRIALSPMCQYSVDTEDGIPTPWHLVHLGARAQGGFGLLIAEAAAVAPAGRISPRDVGLWSDAQAHAWAQIVDFCHTQSVPVGIQLAHAGRKASTWPWLPAYDNADHPSVPESEGGWQPIGPSAIPAEGHHTPRTMSLGEISGTVADFAEAARRAVNAGFDVIELHCAHGYLVHEFLSPLSNQRTDEYGGSLDKRMRLALEIVEAVRSVLPDAMPLLARISASDWNADGWNIEDSIILTREMTDRGVDLIDVSSGGNVPAPIPARPGYQVPFARDIRRATGAAVGTVGLITEPHQAEQILIDGSADLIFIGRAALREPSWPQKAAFALRERNANPYPPQYARGAWR, encoded by the coding sequence ATGGCTCACAGTGAATTGTTCACCCCGTTAACCCTGCGCGGCCTGACCCTGCGCAACCGCATTGCACTCTCCCCTATGTGTCAGTATTCCGTCGACACCGAGGACGGCATACCCACACCCTGGCATCTTGTTCACCTAGGCGCGAGAGCCCAGGGCGGCTTCGGGCTTCTCATTGCCGAAGCCGCCGCCGTTGCCCCAGCCGGGCGTATCAGCCCTCGCGACGTCGGATTATGGAGCGATGCGCAAGCGCACGCCTGGGCCCAAATCGTAGACTTTTGCCACACGCAATCGGTTCCGGTCGGAATCCAGCTGGCACATGCTGGACGCAAAGCATCAACCTGGCCCTGGCTTCCCGCCTACGACAACGCGGACCACCCATCCGTACCCGAGTCAGAAGGCGGATGGCAACCGATCGGTCCCAGCGCCATTCCCGCCGAGGGACACCACACCCCTCGCACAATGAGCCTCGGAGAGATTTCCGGAACAGTCGCCGACTTCGCGGAGGCCGCCCGCCGCGCCGTCAACGCCGGATTCGACGTCATCGAACTGCACTGTGCCCACGGATACCTGGTCCACGAGTTTCTCTCGCCGTTATCCAACCAGCGCACCGACGAATACGGCGGCAGTCTCGATAAACGGATGCGACTTGCTTTAGAGATTGTCGAGGCCGTGCGCTCCGTTCTGCCCGATGCCATGCCGCTCCTGGCCCGGATTAGCGCAAGCGACTGGAATGCCGACGGCTGGAACATCGAAGATTCCATCATCCTGACCCGGGAGATGACCGACCGGGGCGTGGATCTCATTGACGTGTCCAGCGGAGGTAACGTTCCCGCCCCGATCCCTGCACGCCCCGGATACCAAGTTCCGTTCGCCCGCGACATTCGCCGCGCCACCGGGGCAGCAGTCGGTACGGTCGGGCTAATCACCGAACCTCACCAGGCAGAGCAAATCCTGATCGACGGGTCCGCTGACCTGATCTTCATTGGACGGGCCGCTCTGCGCGAACCGTCCTGGCCGCAAAAAGCAGCGTTTGCCCTGCGCGAACGCAATGCCAACCCTTATCCGCCGCAGTATGCGCGCGGGGCCTGGCGTTAA
- a CDS encoding L-serine ammonia-lyase: MSVSLFDLFKIGIGPSSSHTVGPMRAASTFATDILADPRLGPQVSDVVVHLYGSLAATGKGHGTLDAVVLGLEGADPETIDPAAGRDRIATIEADGGAMLAGKVPITTRPSNLVLHPLTVLPAHPNGMRFIALDSKGQELQVRTMYSIGGGFVVDEADSALSVAQVVAEDNGLAVFTTAGELLRVCAEEGISISEAMLRRERQWRSDEEIRAGALRIWHTMKACIDQGTSSRGILPGGLGVERRASAWYDSLSIEDPARLPMNAFEWVSLAALAVNEENAAGGRVVTAPTNGAAGVIPAVMHFATTYVDGIDPDEAAVRFLLTAGAIGSLYKERASISGAEVGCQGEVGSACSMAAAGLCEVMGGKPAQVENAAEIAMEHNLGLTCDPVGGLVQIPCIERNAMAAVKAITAARFALRGTGEHHVSLDTVIETMRQTGKDMNERYKETAMGGLAVTVLPVNVVEC, translated from the coding sequence ATGAGCGTTAGCCTATTTGACCTATTTAAGATCGGTATTGGTCCGTCGTCGTCGCACACGGTGGGCCCCATGCGTGCGGCCTCCACATTTGCTACGGATATTCTCGCCGACCCGCGCCTAGGACCGCAGGTTAGCGACGTTGTGGTGCATCTGTACGGCTCGCTCGCAGCCACGGGCAAAGGGCACGGCACCCTAGATGCAGTGGTCCTCGGGCTCGAGGGTGCCGACCCGGAGACGATTGATCCCGCAGCTGGCAGAGATCGCATCGCCACCATTGAAGCCGATGGTGGGGCGATGCTCGCTGGGAAAGTGCCGATTACTACCCGGCCATCCAACCTGGTGCTGCACCCCCTGACCGTGTTGCCTGCACATCCGAACGGAATGCGCTTTATCGCGCTGGACTCCAAGGGCCAGGAGCTTCAGGTGCGAACCATGTACTCCATTGGCGGCGGGTTCGTCGTGGATGAGGCGGATTCGGCGCTCAGCGTGGCCCAGGTGGTCGCCGAAGATAACGGTCTGGCAGTGTTCACCACCGCGGGTGAGCTGCTGCGGGTGTGTGCCGAAGAGGGTATTTCAATTTCGGAAGCCATGCTTCGCCGGGAACGGCAGTGGCGCAGCGATGAAGAGATCAGAGCGGGTGCCCTGCGCATCTGGCACACCATGAAAGCGTGCATCGACCAGGGCACCAGCAGCCGTGGAATATTGCCCGGGGGTCTCGGGGTGGAACGACGCGCCAGCGCATGGTACGACTCGCTCAGCATCGAGGATCCGGCGCGCTTGCCCATGAATGCTTTTGAGTGGGTGTCACTGGCTGCGCTGGCTGTCAATGAAGAAAATGCGGCGGGTGGCCGGGTGGTGACCGCTCCCACCAACGGTGCAGCGGGTGTGATTCCCGCGGTGATGCATTTTGCGACCACCTATGTCGACGGGATTGATCCCGACGAGGCGGCGGTGCGTTTCTTGCTCACGGCCGGTGCGATTGGCTCCCTGTACAAAGAACGTGCGTCTATTTCGGGTGCGGAGGTCGGTTGTCAGGGTGAAGTCGGTTCGGCGTGTTCGATGGCTGCGGCGGGATTGTGTGAAGTGATGGGCGGCAAGCCGGCGCAGGTGGAGAACGCCGCTGAAATTGCGATGGAACACAATCTGGGACTTACCTGTGATCCGGTGGGTGGTCTGGTGCAGATTCCGTGCATTGAACGCAATGCGATGGCGGCGGTCAAAGCGATTACGGCGGCCCGGTTTGCTTTGCGCGGCACCGGGGAACACCATGTGTCGCTCGACACCGTGATTGAGACGATGCGTCAAACCGGTAAGGATATGAACGAGCGCTACAAGGAAACCGCCATGGGCGGGCTCGCGGTCACCGTGCTCCCCGTGAATGTCGTGGAGTGCTAA
- a CDS encoding DEAD/DEAH box helicase, producing MPKARRRARHHSAKFEDMALPQEALDVLARQGLTHAFEIQEAILPDALAGRDVLARAETGSGKTLAFTLAMCARFRGRSSHRHRPLGVVLVPTRELASQVVDTIHPFARACGIKAQLVAGGMNLDKQAEALRAGCEIIVATPGRLVDLAERNALMLDRVETTVIDEADHMTELGFFPVLVEILQHIPMGTQKMLFSATLDDAADELVDRFLVDPITHEMVPVAAAVQTMRHYAFAIDPKRKRQVTAQIAARSGRTLLFTRTQLGAERVAQELCEVGIAAAALHGSKQQGLRTNVLAGFRQGGHDGGYDVLVATDVAARGLHIDDVSLVLHVDPATDIKEYVHRSGRTARAGAQGMVATLVLPHQVEPMRKVLAGAKVEPEWVDEVTEQHESLSEVGARTPSGQPVDDPALTKYKGAPRKLDLSRKKGANARIADERRMNEQLRAAWDEQAADQPKTSRSGRGGGQSATRGGARTSARGASGRTRNQGNAAQHKGGACSVKDMPGPPGADLADRREAPAATWDGVKDER from the coding sequence ATGCCCAAGGCCCGTCGCCGTGCGAGACACCACAGCGCGAAATTTGAGGACATGGCGCTGCCGCAGGAGGCTCTGGATGTCCTCGCCCGGCAGGGGTTAACCCACGCGTTCGAGATTCAAGAGGCGATCCTTCCAGACGCTCTGGCTGGACGCGACGTCCTTGCGCGTGCCGAAACTGGTTCGGGTAAAACTCTTGCCTTCACCCTCGCCATGTGCGCGAGGTTCCGAGGCCGCAGCTCGCACCGCCACCGCCCGCTCGGCGTGGTGTTGGTGCCGACCCGTGAACTCGCCTCACAGGTGGTGGACACCATTCACCCGTTCGCCCGGGCCTGCGGAATTAAGGCCCAGCTGGTGGCCGGTGGGATGAACCTCGATAAGCAGGCTGAGGCTTTGCGCGCCGGATGTGAAATCATTGTGGCTACGCCCGGGCGGCTGGTTGACCTGGCTGAGCGCAATGCGCTCATGTTGGACCGGGTCGAGACGACCGTCATTGACGAAGCAGATCACATGACCGAGCTCGGATTTTTCCCGGTGCTGGTGGAGATCTTGCAGCACATCCCGATGGGCACCCAGAAAATGCTGTTCTCCGCGACATTGGATGACGCCGCGGATGAACTCGTGGATCGTTTTTTAGTGGACCCCATCACACACGAAATGGTGCCGGTTGCCGCGGCGGTACAAACCATGCGGCACTATGCGTTTGCCATCGACCCGAAGCGGAAACGACAGGTCACGGCTCAGATTGCGGCCCGTTCGGGGCGGACGCTTCTGTTCACCCGGACTCAGTTGGGAGCAGAGCGGGTTGCTCAGGAATTGTGTGAAGTGGGGATCGCGGCCGCTGCTCTGCACGGCAGCAAACAGCAGGGGCTACGCACCAATGTGCTGGCGGGATTCCGGCAGGGTGGGCATGACGGGGGATACGACGTGCTGGTCGCTACCGATGTGGCGGCCCGCGGGCTGCATATTGACGACGTGTCTTTAGTGCTTCATGTCGATCCAGCTACCGACATTAAGGAATACGTCCACAGGTCTGGTCGCACTGCCAGGGCGGGTGCGCAGGGAATGGTTGCCACCTTGGTGCTTCCGCATCAGGTCGAGCCCATGCGCAAAGTTCTCGCTGGGGCGAAGGTCGAACCCGAATGGGTGGATGAGGTGACCGAGCAGCATGAGTCCTTGAGTGAGGTCGGCGCTCGGACCCCGTCAGGTCAGCCGGTAGACGATCCGGCGCTCACGAAGTACAAAGGTGCGCCGCGCAAACTGGATCTGTCGCGCAAGAAGGGGGCGAATGCGCGCATTGCTGACGAGCGGCGAATGAATGAACAGCTGCGCGCCGCCTGGGACGAGCAGGCCGCCGACCAGCCTAAAACGTCTCGATCGGGCCGTGGCGGTGGTCAAAGCGCTACTCGTGGCGGTGCACGTACCAGCGCACGCGGCGCATCAGGACGCACTCGGAATCAAGGGAACGCGGCGCAGCACAAAGGGGGGGCGTGCAGCGTCAAGGACATGCCGGGACCTCCCGGCGCGGATCTGGCGGATCGTCGCGAGGCTCCCGCCGCAACCTGGGACGGGGTAAAGGATGAGCGTTAG
- the panD gene encoding aspartate 1-decarboxylase: protein MMRTLMTSKIHRATVTQADLHYVGSVTVDSDLLAAAGILENEQVTIVDVTNGSRLVTYAINGPAGSGQICINGPAAHLVGVGDVVILIAYGLFTDEEAHRHRPTVVHVDADNRITGIGHDPAEAPPGDPTLHSSR from the coding sequence ATGATGCGTACTCTCATGACTTCAAAGATCCACCGCGCCACCGTGACCCAGGCCGACCTGCACTACGTCGGGTCCGTCACGGTGGATTCAGACCTGCTGGCTGCCGCGGGGATTCTGGAAAACGAACAGGTCACAATTGTCGATGTCACCAACGGAAGCCGGCTGGTGACCTATGCGATTAACGGCCCAGCCGGCTCCGGTCAGATCTGCATTAACGGCCCGGCAGCCCACCTGGTGGGTGTGGGCGATGTGGTGATTCTGATCGCGTACGGTCTCTTCACCGATGAGGAAGCACATCGGCACCGTCCTACCGTGGTCCATGTGGACGCGGACAATCGCATCACTGGGATTGGGCATGATCCCGCTGAAGCCCCTCCGGGCGATCCCACGCTGCATTCCAGTCGCTGA
- a CDS encoding S9 family peptidase — MDDSQRTDAHNRPDSEGPGYAATGSAGSFASLSDYVALRRHNGLRLSPDGTRLIAVVSELGEKKNSYVSSLWELPTGRPGSVDAPVRLTRGREGESLIGFTPEGDILFTGKRADNDDEGKTTLYLLPRSGGEAFPVLTRDGSIEHLLPARTGGRMFFIAPSSPRALAASDDEDFAKDRRETKTSAILHEGFPVRAWDEDLGPAVPQVFFADPRDAAHPDAQLSLHRVTALEQDQQLSEFAVNSDGTLLVAQVSRTVRGVQRRSEILAVDVNSGMSAILASEEGYDLIAPVITPDDRRAVLLRQTIASVDRPLAVGLSVVDLDSGQLRSLDLHTPDGEPFTDWPEQLVPTADSRGVLLTADRLGYGAIYYCDLDSGVVYLLTDDKFMFTSISLDEASGDVHALANAIDRAPFPVVLRGAAASGRPRQAIQAEATPTPIEPVQVPGQLTEITTTAEDGTPLRAWLCLPDGVSPQSPAPFLLWVHGGPMGSWNGWSWRWNPWTATARGYAVLLPDPAISTGYGQAMIDRGWGQLGGTPFDDIMRLTRVALDREDIDDTRKAAMGGSYGGYMANWIAGHTGTFFNCVITHASLWALDQMRATTDCADFWSANLSDQHNELFSPHLFASNIEVPMLVIHGDKDYRVPIGEGLRLWYDLLSHENAGPGESRHKFLYFPDENHWVLSPNNSAVWYETVFAFLAQHVLGEPWQRPRLLG; from the coding sequence ATGGATGATTCACAGCGCACGGATGCACATAACCGACCGGATTCCGAAGGACCGGGATATGCCGCCACCGGATCGGCGGGAAGCTTCGCATCCCTGTCCGACTATGTGGCCTTGCGCCGGCACAACGGCCTTAGGCTATCGCCCGATGGCACCCGACTGATCGCGGTGGTGAGCGAGCTCGGGGAGAAGAAGAACAGTTACGTGTCTTCCCTGTGGGAATTGCCGACGGGACGGCCCGGTTCGGTCGATGCCCCGGTCCGGCTGACCCGAGGTCGTGAGGGAGAGAGCCTGATTGGGTTCACTCCCGAAGGTGACATTCTCTTTACCGGAAAACGCGCGGACAACGACGACGAAGGGAAAACGACCCTCTACCTTCTACCTCGCAGCGGTGGGGAAGCGTTCCCGGTGCTCACCCGCGATGGTTCCATTGAGCATCTGCTTCCAGCTCGCACGGGCGGACGCATGTTCTTTATCGCTCCGTCCTCCCCGCGGGCGCTCGCGGCCTCAGACGACGAGGACTTCGCTAAAGATCGTCGGGAGACCAAAACCTCCGCGATTTTGCATGAAGGGTTCCCGGTTCGGGCCTGGGATGAAGACCTCGGCCCCGCCGTGCCACAGGTGTTCTTCGCTGATCCTCGCGATGCTGCCCATCCGGACGCCCAGCTGTCGCTGCATCGGGTGACGGCTCTGGAGCAAGACCAACAGCTCAGCGAATTCGCGGTGAATTCCGACGGGACCCTACTTGTGGCGCAGGTGTCCCGGACCGTCCGCGGGGTTCAGCGGCGGTCAGAGATTCTCGCGGTGGATGTCAATAGCGGAATGAGCGCGATTCTGGCGAGTGAGGAAGGGTATGACCTCATCGCGCCGGTCATCACCCCGGATGATCGGCGGGCAGTTCTGCTTCGTCAAACCATCGCCTCGGTAGACCGCCCGCTTGCGGTGGGATTGAGCGTGGTGGATCTCGACTCGGGCCAGCTGCGATCACTGGATCTGCATACGCCCGACGGAGAACCGTTCACTGATTGGCCCGAGCAGCTGGTCCCCACCGCCGACTCCCGGGGAGTGCTGCTGACCGCTGATCGGCTCGGATACGGCGCTATTTACTACTGCGACCTCGACAGCGGCGTGGTGTATCTGCTCACCGACGATAAGTTCATGTTCACGTCGATCAGTCTCGACGAGGCCAGCGGTGACGTCCATGCCCTCGCCAATGCGATTGATCGCGCGCCCTTCCCGGTGGTGTTGCGCGGTGCTGCGGCCTCGGGGAGGCCCCGGCAGGCTATCCAAGCGGAGGCCACCCCGACGCCGATCGAACCCGTCCAGGTGCCCGGGCAGCTGACCGAGATCACCACCACGGCAGAAGACGGCACGCCGCTGCGCGCCTGGCTGTGTCTACCCGATGGCGTCAGCCCGCAATCCCCGGCCCCATTCCTGCTGTGGGTTCACGGTGGCCCGATGGGGTCGTGGAATGGATGGAGCTGGCGCTGGAATCCGTGGACGGCAACTGCCCGCGGCTACGCTGTGCTGCTTCCCGATCCGGCGATCTCCACCGGGTACGGTCAGGCCATGATCGACCGCGGCTGGGGCCAGCTCGGTGGCACCCCGTTTGATGACATCATGCGCCTGACCCGGGTCGCCCTGGACCGTGAGGACATTGACGACACGCGCAAGGCCGCGATGGGCGGATCCTACGGCGGCTATATGGCGAACTGGATCGCCGGGCATACGGGCACGTTCTTTAACTGCGTGATCACCCATGCCTCACTGTGGGCACTGGATCAGATGCGGGCGACGACGGACTGTGCAGACTTCTGGTCGGCGAACCTCTCTGACCAGCACAATGAGCTGTTCAGCCCGCACCTGTTCGCCTCAAACATTGAGGTGCCGATGTTGGTGATCCACGGGGATAAGGACTATCGGGTCCCGATTGGTGAAGGCCTGCGCCTGTGGTACGACCTGCTGAGCCACGAAAATGCGGGTCCGGGGGAAAGCAGGCACAAGTTCCTGTACTTCCCCGACGAAAACCATTGGGTTCTCAGCCCGAATAATTCAGCGGTCTGGTACGAGACGGTGTTCGCGTTCCTCGCCCAGCATGTGCTCGGCGAGCCGTGGCAGCGGCCCCGGCTGCTTGGCTGA
- a CDS encoding DUF6767 domain-containing protein, with product MENRTDARSVRPVTGGRHQSGKAMPKCPLRPGDPCSLCVPGATGPQDCPTVRLVMDDPELRAMLQEKLAASRARQA from the coding sequence ATGGAGAACCGGACCGATGCCCGTTCAGTCCGTCCGGTGACGGGTGGCCGCCACCAGTCGGGCAAAGCCATGCCTAAATGTCCGCTGCGTCCAGGAGACCCGTGCTCCCTCTGTGTACCGGGTGCGACCGGTCCACAAGACTGTCCCACCGTGCGCCTGGTGATGGACGATCCCGAATTGCGGGCGATGCTGCAGGAAAAGCTTGCCGCATCCCGTGCGCGTCAGGCGTAG